The proteins below come from a single Holdemania massiliensis genomic window:
- a CDS encoding Rpn family recombination-promoting nuclease/putative transposase, with protein MQKQKLKPCVEFVRAQKTKRLSLTTDWVFKHVMAHPDNRLALHSCLQSMQTGYPIREVNLNPNEEVVVFSAQKAIRYDIVGTINGNRNFNLEMQQRRKAKSEELRLLYYAARLFSGQSIRGKETDDLMSVWNIMITDFKVFAQQDRHVGNLFEMKAKTGIDLTDYFQLSIMEIEGALQLKEKEVSLLRPDEQWMAVFKFAGDPAQEKWIHAITRMNEGCRKAVDRMMAIPAEMMEYIEETRRNIQMMEMQEQLNQARRSGLADGKEEGLREGRQKYLAKLIRSVQKKMHQGMSAAEIAEDWDEDIHLIQQIMFAFQFHPEWTMPQRIEILTKEKV; from the coding sequence ATGCAAAAACAAAAGCTGAAACCTTGTGTTGAATTTGTCAGGGCTCAGAAAACAAAACGGCTGTCCCTGACTACGGACTGGGTATTTAAACATGTGATGGCTCATCCGGATAACCGGCTTGCTTTGCATAGTTGTCTTCAGTCCATGCAGACTGGCTATCCCATTCGGGAAGTGAACTTAAATCCCAATGAAGAAGTTGTCGTATTCTCTGCGCAGAAAGCGATTCGCTATGATATTGTGGGGACTATAAACGGAAATCGTAATTTTAACCTTGAAATGCAGCAGCGGCGTAAAGCGAAGTCAGAAGAACTGCGTCTGCTTTACTATGCCGCCCGATTGTTCAGTGGTCAGTCGATTCGCGGCAAGGAAACGGATGATCTGATGTCAGTCTGGAATATCATGATTACGGATTTCAAAGTTTTCGCACAACAGGATAGGCATGTCGGTAATCTTTTTGAGATGAAAGCGAAAACAGGAATAGACTTGACAGATTATTTTCAGCTGAGTATTATGGAGATAGAAGGAGCGCTGCAGCTAAAAGAGAAAGAAGTTTCATTGTTGCGGCCCGATGAACAATGGATGGCCGTATTCAAATTTGCGGGTGACCCGGCCCAGGAAAAATGGATTCATGCTATAACGAGAATGAATGAAGGATGCAGAAAGGCGGTGGATAGAATGATGGCAATTCCTGCTGAAATGATGGAATACATAGAGGAAACACGACGGAATATTCAAATGATGGAAATGCAGGAGCAGCTGAATCAAGCACGGCGCAGCGGGCTGGCTGATGGCAAAGAGGAAGGTTTGCGGGAAGGACGGCAGAAATATTTAGCGAAATTGATTCGGAGTGTACAGAAGAAAATGCATCAGGGAATGAGCGCGGCAGAAATTGCAGAGGACTGGGATGAGGATATTCATTTGATCCAACAGATTATGTTTGCGTTTCAGTTTCATCCGGAATGGACAATGCCGCAGCGGATTGAGATTTTGACAAAGGAAAAAGTCTGA
- a CDS encoding Na/Pi cotransporter family protein, which translates to MNIVATEMITLGDISWDMILGGFALFLFGIKFMGDGLKNVAGHKLREYIDKYTSNPLMAVLVGIVVTIVVQSSSAATAITIGLVRAGLMKLEQAAGVVVGANIGTTMTAFLIGLKVEQFAMYFVFIGGMIISFGKRKKTRYIGDIILGFGLMFYGLKIMGDSLKMLKDLPAFIEFAKVMSEKPVLGLLAGTVLTGLIQGSAATIGVVQKLYESGAMTLNAAMPFVFGACIGTTVTGVFAAIGGSLAAKRTAGLHTLFNVIAATIGMLFLPFYIQFINWISDLLLIPPMMQIAVVHILFKIVGVIVYLPLLNVMCNFIKKLIPGNEPERIEINLDDMDAGIAHQMPTAALAIAKQAVLKMSTVVDAAVDKARDFMNTRGGSDEKELVNQTEDLINSIDTKITSYLMSVSKENLNDRDMQDFNLHLQVIKNLERIGDLSVNLVEFFDMVHEDKNDFSDGAKKDVLEMFELFKHMLNTSISIYRDEDYALYSALMEDENYMDLLEYKARQKHFDRMARNECATSVGGSVYCDILGNLERMADHCCNIARCSIESSSSKEAPVLEHH; encoded by the coding sequence ATGAATATCGTAGCGACGGAAATGATCACGCTGGGAGATATCTCGTGGGACATGATCCTCGGCGGATTTGCGCTGTTTTTGTTTGGCATCAAGTTTATGGGCGACGGATTAAAAAATGTTGCCGGCCATAAGCTCCGTGAATACATCGACAAATATACCTCCAATCCCTTAATGGCGGTGCTGGTCGGGATTGTCGTCACCATTGTCGTTCAGTCTTCTTCCGCGGCGACAGCGATTACCATCGGTTTGGTCCGCGCAGGTTTAATGAAACTCGAACAGGCGGCCGGAGTCGTCGTGGGCGCCAACATTGGAACAACGATGACCGCGTTTCTGATCGGTTTAAAAGTGGAACAGTTCGCCATGTACTTTGTATTCATTGGGGGCATGATCATCTCGTTTGGAAAGAGAAAGAAAACCCGGTATATCGGCGACATTATTTTGGGCTTTGGTTTGATGTTCTACGGCTTGAAAATCATGGGCGATTCGTTAAAAATGCTGAAAGATCTTCCGGCCTTTATCGAATTTGCCAAAGTGATGTCAGAAAAACCGGTACTGGGATTATTAGCCGGAACGGTTCTGACGGGTTTGATTCAAGGCTCTGCGGCAACGATCGGCGTTGTTCAGAAGTTATATGAATCTGGTGCGATGACCTTGAATGCAGCGATGCCGTTTGTCTTCGGCGCCTGTATCGGAACGACGGTTACCGGTGTGTTCGCAGCCATCGGCGGCAGTTTGGCGGCCAAGCGAACCGCAGGTCTGCATACCTTGTTCAATGTCATTGCGGCGACGATCGGCATGCTTTTTCTGCCGTTTTACATCCAGTTTATCAATTGGATCTCAGATTTACTCCTCATTCCGCCGATGATGCAGATCGCGGTCGTGCATATTCTGTTTAAGATCGTCGGCGTTATTGTTTATCTGCCGTTATTGAACGTCATGTGCAACTTTATCAAGAAATTGATTCCCGGCAATGAACCGGAACGGATCGAAATCAATCTTGACGATATGGATGCCGGCATTGCGCATCAAATGCCGACAGCCGCCCTGGCCATTGCCAAGCAGGCGGTTTTGAAAATGAGCACAGTCGTTGACGCGGCTGTCGACAAGGCCCGTGATTTTATGAATACCCGCGGCGGTTCCGATGAAAAAGAACTTGTAAATCAGACTGAAGATTTAATCAATTCGATTGACACCAAGATTACCAGTTATCTGATGAGCGTATCCAAGGAAAATCTGAACGATCGAGATATGCAGGACTTCAATCTTCATCTTCAGGTCATCAAGAATCTGGAGCGCATCGGTGATCTGTCCGTCAACCTCGTTGAGTTCTTTGACATGGTGCATGAAGACAAAAACGATTTCAGTGATGGAGCTAAAAAAGATGTTCTGGAAATGTTTGAATTATTCAAACATATGCTCAATACCTCCATCTCCATTTATCGCGATGAGGATTACGCCTTATATTCCGCTTTGATGGAAGATGAAAATTATATGGACTTATTAGAGTACAAAGCCCGGCAGAAACACTTTGACCGAATGGCCCGCAACGAATGTGCGACCTCTGTCGGCGGTAGTGTTTACTGCGATATCTTGGGAAATCTCGAACGTATGGCAGACCATTGCTGCAACATCGCCCGCTGCTCAATTGAATCCTCTTCCAGCAAGGAAGCTCCTGTCCTTGAACATCATTGA
- a CDS encoding tyrosine-type recombinase/integrase — translation MKRRPNGTGSVIKLSGNRRKPFEVRGPVKGYTDKGYPIYDRIGYAETYDQGLEMLIEYNKSPYDPLERSITLSELFKRWQQDELPKLGNCNQRALKGAYRHIKVLEIKNYSSITTYQMQQTIDKCGKGYSTQAAIKALWRRLDSYAYTQDVIAKKRSDELSSASVDPNTKAPYTEEEIKILWQHTDDPTVVSILILLYTGYRVTEYLSIQRSMVDFENMTIQYGIKTRAGKERIIPIHSKIQTLVLKRFEKGDYLCAETKAERLRYAGFHKLYMRAQSKYGMSHTIHETRHTFRTRLDNAGANTKCMDLLMGHASGDTGQRVYTHKTLDQLRETIELLR, via the coding sequence ATGAAACGTCGTCCAAATGGTACTGGATCCGTCATCAAGCTCTCTGGTAACCGCCGAAAACCCTTTGAGGTTCGCGGGCCGGTAAAAGGATACACGGATAAAGGCTATCCAATCTATGACAGGATCGGATACGCCGAAACCTACGATCAGGGTCTTGAGATGCTGATCGAGTACAACAAGAGTCCTTATGATCCATTAGAGCGCAGTATTACACTCTCTGAGCTATTTAAACGGTGGCAGCAAGACGAGCTGCCTAAATTGGGTAATTGCAATCAGAGAGCATTGAAAGGGGCCTACAGGCATATCAAAGTCTTGGAAATTAAAAACTACTCCAGCATCACCACATATCAGATGCAGCAGACAATAGATAAATGCGGTAAAGGCTATAGCACTCAGGCTGCCATAAAAGCACTCTGGCGGCGATTAGACAGTTATGCATACACACAGGACGTCATCGCAAAAAAACGCTCAGACGAGCTATCTTCGGCTTCTGTCGACCCCAATACCAAAGCACCTTACACAGAGGAAGAGATTAAAATACTGTGGCAACATACCGATGACCCTACTGTCGTTTCAATTTTAATTTTACTTTATACAGGTTACCGGGTTACGGAATATCTAAGTATCCAACGTTCTATGGTTGATTTTGAAAATATGACAATTCAGTACGGGATAAAAACAAGAGCAGGTAAAGAAAGAATTATACCTATTCATAGCAAGATTCAGACGCTTGTTTTAAAACGATTTGAAAAAGGAGATTATCTCTGTGCTGAAACAAAAGCAGAGAGGCTCAGATATGCTGGATTTCATAAGTTATACATGAGAGCGCAGTCAAAATACGGAATGTCTCATACGATTCATGAAACAAGACATACTTTCCGAACACGCCTAGATAACGCCGGAGCAAATACGAAATGTATGGATCTTTTGATGGGACACGCTTCGGGCGATACCGGTCAGCGAGTTTATACACATAAAACTTTAGATCAATTACGTGAAACTATTGAATTACTCAGGTGA
- a CDS encoding TerB N-terminal domain-containing protein gives MNKNILDLPTSILETLWFADGPHANYVESNLNKNLFGLNIHTSTSKEPSLIYTELPIKIVPINAISQDLGYYPTFERLSAEQRYLYLRWLTDRTISVSNSFIYLYYYGLERHLYFGNAESAILEIFNLCLNHKSTLDYYALNAILASSIIMNKRERLLYLFKDKDRFKKFNITNFYILCKKEILPYLAPRDLLALSLRVKLKAPHVDEKILIKSIANTLEKKFSMSKLPLDIFDFNSFPCEPICLAANTSLNLHQYSPILAAPLKSDDFCDSVRDILYESFALTVNS, from the coding sequence ATGAACAAAAATATTTTAGATTTACCTACGAGTATATTGGAGACTTTATGGTTTGCTGATGGTCCGCATGCAAATTATGTAGAAAGCAATTTAAACAAAAACTTGTTTGGCCTAAACATACATACTTCAACTTCAAAAGAACCTAGTCTTATCTACACAGAATTACCAATTAAAATAGTTCCGATTAATGCAATCAGTCAAGATCTCGGATACTATCCTACCTTTGAAAGATTATCTGCAGAGCAACGTTATTTATATCTTCGATGGTTAACCGATAGAACAATTTCAGTCAGTAACAGTTTCATTTATCTTTATTATTACGGATTGGAAAGACATTTGTATTTTGGAAACGCAGAATCAGCCATTTTAGAAATCTTTAACCTATGCTTAAATCACAAGTCAACATTAGACTATTATGCTTTAAACGCAATCCTTGCAAGTTCCATTATTATGAATAAGCGTGAGCGTTTGCTATACTTATTCAAAGACAAGGATAGATTCAAGAAATTCAATATTACAAATTTTTATATTTTGTGTAAAAAAGAAATTCTTCCTTATCTTGCGCCAAGAGATCTATTAGCATTGTCTTTAAGAGTTAAGTTAAAAGCTCCGCATGTTGATGAGAAAATATTAATCAAGAGCATAGCTAATACGCTAGAAAAAAAATTTAGCATGTCGAAATTACCTCTTGATATATTTGATTTTAATTCCTTTCCATGTGAACCTATTTGTTTAGCAGCTAATACATCATTAAATCTTCATCAGTACAGTCCAATATTAGCCGCTCCATTAAAATCCGATGATTTTTGTGATTCAGTACGAGATATTTTATATGAATCGTTTGCTTTAACCGTTAATTCATAG
- a CDS encoding helix-turn-helix domain-containing protein, translating into MERVLKNPEVNKRIRELRENYLGIKQGFYAADLGISQGSLSDVENMRNNPSDRLIRDICLRDNVNKEWLLEGKEPIFLPVSRTQEIAGFMGEVINAENAGSFKQQLIHVLAQLNEEQWQVLADMYQLLLKEQNEKSSGEQ; encoded by the coding sequence ATGGAAAGAGTTTTAAAAAATCCGGAAGTGAATAAGCGAATACGAGAATTGCGAGAAAACTACCTTGGTATCAAACAAGGTTTCTATGCAGCGGATCTAGGGATATCTCAAGGATCTTTATCAGACGTAGAAAATATGCGCAACAATCCTTCCGATCGCCTTATTCGCGACATTTGTTTACGAGATAATGTTAACAAAGAATGGCTGCTAGAAGGTAAAGAGCCTATCTTCTTGCCTGTTTCCCGCACACAGGAAATCGCAGGTTTTATGGGAGAGGTAATCAATGCTGAAAATGCTGGAAGTTTTAAGCAGCAGCTGATCCATGTCTTGGCGCAGTTGAATGAAGAACAGTGGCAAGTTCTTGCGGATATGTATCAGTTACTGCTAAAAGAGCAAAATGAAAAAAGTTCAGGTGAACAATAA